In one window of Vibrio sp. DW001 DNA:
- the galU gene encoding UTP--glucose-1-phosphate uridylyltransferase GalU, with translation MIKKCLFPAAGYGTRFLPATKSMPKEMMPVVNKPLIEYGVDEAIEAGLTGMCVVTGRGKNTLIDHFDKNYELEHQINGTNKEELLDDIRRIMDSAHFTYIRQREMKGLGHAILTGKELIGDAPFAVVLADDLCVNEEGNGVLTQMVALYKQFRCSIVAVQEVPKEDIHKYGVISGEMIKDDIYRVDDMVEKPEPGTEPSNLAIIGRYILTPDIFDIIENTEPGKGGEIQITDALLQQAKSGCVLAYKFKGRRFDCGSVEGYIEATNYCYQNLYKKDEQKVELDKRTTEKNM, from the coding sequence ATGATCAAAAAATGTCTATTTCCGGCTGCTGGCTATGGCACCCGCTTTCTCCCAGCAACGAAATCCATGCCTAAAGAGATGATGCCTGTCGTAAATAAGCCACTCATCGAATACGGTGTCGATGAAGCAATTGAAGCTGGCCTCACTGGTATGTGTGTTGTCACTGGTCGTGGAAAGAATACGCTTATCGATCACTTCGATAAAAATTATGAGCTGGAACATCAAATTAACGGCACCAATAAAGAAGAGTTGCTTGATGATATTCGTAGAATTATGGATTCTGCTCATTTTACTTATATACGACAGCGAGAAATGAAAGGCTTAGGTCATGCCATTCTTACTGGTAAAGAATTGATTGGCGACGCTCCTTTTGCTGTTGTACTAGCCGATGACTTATGTGTAAACGAAGAAGGCAATGGTGTACTAACTCAAATGGTTGCGCTTTATAAGCAGTTTCGTTGCTCCATTGTTGCTGTACAAGAAGTACCAAAAGAAGATATTCACAAATATGGTGTTATCTCTGGAGAAATGATTAAAGACGATATTTATCGTGTTGATGATATGGTCGAAAAACCTGAACCAGGGACGGAACCAAGTAACCTCGCTATTATTGGCCGCTATATTCTAACCCCTGATATCTTCGATATCATTGAAAATACAGAACCCGGCAAAGGCGGTGAGATTCAGATCACCGATGCCCTTTTACAACAAGCGAAATCGGGTTGTGTATTGGCCTATAAATTCAAAGGTCGCCGCTTTGACTGTGGCAGCGTTGAAGGCTACATAGAAGCAACCAACTATTGCTATCAAAATCTTTACAAAAAAGATGAGCAAAAGGTTGAGTTGGATAAGCGAACCACTGAAAAAAACATGTAA
- a CDS encoding LuxR C-terminal-related transcriptional regulator, with protein sequence MNIVHIENDSYCSIQLNKLLQNNHYSYYNEISASEIEDAIYLGGTFLYFIDFKTAIDVYKQIETLTESNKYCFTVIYDAPKKIATSELVKLGRLRGYFYVSTNDEEVFDSINRLLKGKSSLPENISYQLIEYYQSLILRFSEPYSINLTQREIQVLERLRLGLSNSKLADELFVSEHTVKSHLYKIFKKISVSKRTQAIAWAHKYLP encoded by the coding sequence ATGAATATCGTACACATTGAAAATGATTCTTACTGTTCAATCCAACTCAACAAGTTGTTACAAAACAACCACTACAGCTACTATAATGAGATATCGGCATCAGAAATCGAAGACGCTATTTATCTAGGTGGCACTTTCTTATATTTCATTGATTTCAAAACAGCGATAGACGTCTATAAGCAAATAGAGACGCTGACCGAAAGCAACAAATATTGTTTTACTGTGATTTATGATGCTCCTAAGAAGATTGCAACTTCAGAGCTGGTCAAACTGGGTAGATTAAGAGGATATTTCTATGTGAGCACTAATGATGAAGAGGTCTTCGATAGCATAAATAGGCTACTTAAGGGAAAAAGTTCACTTCCCGAAAATATATCCTATCAATTGATCGAGTATTACCAATCGCTGATTCTTCGCTTTAGCGAACCCTATAGCATCAATTTAACTCAAAGAGAGATACAAGTATTAGAACGTCTTCGTCTTGGATTATCAAATAGTAAACTAGCCGACGAGCTTTTTGTCAGTGAACACACTGTCAAATCTCACCTGTATAAAATTTTCAAAAAAATTAGCGTGTCTAAAAGAACTCAAGCCATCGCATGGGCTCACAAATATTTACCTTGA
- the uvrA gene encoding excinuclease ABC subunit UvrA, producing MDKIEIRGARTHNLKNINLTIPRDKLTVITGLSGSGKSSLAFDTLYAEGQRRYVESLSAYARQFLSLMEKPDVDHIEGLSPAISIEQKSTSHNPRSTVGTITEVYDYLRLLYARVGEPRCPIHKAPLTAQTVSQMVDKVLELPEGSKMMLLAPIVKERKGEHTKTLENLAAQGFIRARIDGETCDLTDPPTLELHKKHTIEVVVDRFKVRDDLHQRLAESFETSLELSGGIAAVCWMDDQKKNDIIFSANFACPHCGYSMQELEPRLFSFNNPAGACATCDGLGVQQYFDPSRVILDDNLSIAEGAIKGWDQKNYYYFQMLTSLADHYNFDLFSPFKSLSKKIQDTILKGSGKTEVEFKYINDRGDIRVKRHPFEGILNTLERRYRETESNTVREDLTKYISTKSCTSCDGTRLRTEARNVFLEDTPLPDIVEMSIGDAIAFFESLSLSGQKAQIAEKVMKEINDRLQFLVNVGLNYLNLSRSAETLSGGEAQRIRLASQIGAGLVGVMYVLDEPSIGLHQRDNERLLKTLTHLRDLGNTVLVVEHDEEAIRAADHVIDIGPGAGIHGGRVVAEGTMQQILDSPESLTGQYLSGVKEISIPKKRTPRNTKKTVELIGATGNNLKDITFSLPVGLFTCITGVSGSGKSTLINDTFYKIAQTQLNGATTAVPAPYKKIKGLEHFDKVIDIDQSPIGRTPRSNPATYTGIFTPIRELFAGTQESRSRGYKPGRFSFNVRGGRCEACQGDGVIKVEMHFLPDIYVPCDVCKGKRYNRETLEVRYKGKSIDEVLQMTVENAREYFSPVPVIARKLQTLMDVGLSYIRLGQAATTLSGGEAQRVKLAKELSKRDTGQTLYILDEPTTGLHFHDIQQLLTVLHRLRDHGNTVVVIEHNLDVVKTADWVIDLGPEGGNGGGEIIAEGTPEDVAKVKGSHTARFLKPMLKSKK from the coding sequence ATGGATAAGATAGAAATTCGAGGCGCTAGAACCCACAATCTAAAGAATATTAATTTAACCATTCCCCGCGATAAACTGACCGTTATTACGGGTTTGTCAGGGTCGGGTAAATCATCACTAGCATTTGACACCCTCTACGCAGAAGGCCAGCGACGATATGTAGAATCATTGTCCGCGTACGCTAGACAATTTCTATCCTTAATGGAAAAGCCAGATGTAGATCATATTGAAGGGCTTTCTCCTGCGATATCTATAGAACAAAAATCCACTTCACATAACCCTCGTTCTACCGTTGGAACTATTACTGAAGTATACGATTACCTCCGACTACTTTACGCACGCGTCGGAGAGCCTCGCTGCCCCATACACAAAGCACCACTGACAGCTCAAACGGTTAGTCAAATGGTTGATAAAGTTTTGGAGCTTCCCGAAGGCTCTAAAATGATGCTACTTGCGCCTATTGTTAAAGAGCGTAAAGGTGAGCATACCAAAACGCTAGAAAATCTAGCGGCTCAAGGTTTCATTCGCGCGCGCATTGATGGGGAAACTTGTGATCTAACCGATCCACCAACATTAGAACTCCATAAAAAACACACTATAGAGGTTGTTGTCGATAGATTTAAAGTAAGAGATGACCTCCATCAAAGACTTGCAGAATCATTCGAAACCTCATTAGAGCTGTCTGGTGGTATTGCCGCGGTGTGTTGGATGGATGACCAAAAGAAAAACGACATTATTTTTTCTGCAAACTTTGCCTGCCCACATTGTGGGTACAGCATGCAGGAACTAGAACCGAGATTATTCTCATTCAATAATCCGGCGGGGGCTTGTGCAACATGTGATGGATTAGGTGTACAACAATACTTTGATCCAAGTAGAGTCATCCTTGATGATAATCTAAGTATTGCAGAAGGTGCGATTAAAGGCTGGGATCAAAAAAATTATTATTACTTTCAAATGTTGACATCCTTGGCCGATCACTACAACTTTGACCTATTTTCTCCATTTAAATCTTTATCTAAAAAAATTCAAGATACTATTTTAAAGGGGTCAGGAAAAACAGAAGTCGAATTCAAATATATCAATGATCGTGGAGATATCCGCGTTAAGCGACACCCATTTGAAGGGATCCTTAATACATTAGAAAGACGTTATCGAGAAACTGAATCCAATACTGTTAGAGAAGATTTAACCAAATATATTTCTACAAAGTCTTGTACTAGTTGTGATGGCACTCGTTTGAGAACTGAAGCCAGAAATGTTTTTCTTGAGGATACACCATTACCCGATATCGTTGAAATGAGCATCGGTGATGCAATAGCGTTTTTTGAAAGCCTTTCTTTATCTGGGCAAAAAGCGCAAATAGCTGAAAAAGTAATGAAAGAGATTAATGACCGTTTACAATTTTTGGTCAATGTGGGCCTCAACTACCTTAATCTATCACGAAGCGCTGAAACGCTTTCCGGTGGTGAAGCCCAAAGGATTAGGCTCGCAAGCCAAATTGGTGCGGGATTAGTAGGTGTCATGTATGTACTTGATGAACCATCAATTGGCCTACATCAGCGTGATAATGAACGCTTACTAAAAACACTCACCCATCTTCGGGATCTAGGTAATACAGTACTCGTCGTAGAGCATGATGAAGAAGCTATTCGCGCCGCCGACCATGTTATTGACATCGGCCCTGGAGCTGGAATTCACGGTGGTAGAGTCGTCGCAGAAGGAACAATGCAACAAATTCTTGATAGCCCTGAGTCTCTCACCGGTCAATATTTAAGCGGTGTAAAAGAGATCAGTATTCCGAAAAAAAGAACGCCTAGAAACACAAAAAAAACCGTCGAGTTGATTGGAGCAACGGGAAATAATCTAAAAGATATAACCTTTTCCCTACCGGTAGGGTTATTTACTTGTATAACTGGTGTATCGGGTTCAGGAAAATCGACTCTAATTAATGACACCTTCTACAAAATTGCTCAAACTCAGCTAAACGGCGCAACAACCGCGGTGCCGGCCCCTTATAAGAAAATAAAAGGTCTAGAGCACTTCGACAAGGTCATCGATATTGATCAAAGCCCAATAGGCCGAACACCCCGTTCAAATCCAGCCACTTACACTGGTATTTTCACTCCAATTCGAGAGCTATTCGCTGGTACACAAGAATCTCGTTCACGAGGTTATAAACCAGGGCGATTCAGTTTTAACGTCCGTGGTGGCCGGTGTGAGGCTTGTCAAGGTGATGGTGTTATTAAGGTTGAAATGCACTTCTTGCCTGATATTTATGTGCCATGTGATGTTTGCAAAGGCAAACGCTACAACCGTGAAACCTTGGAAGTAAGATACAAGGGGAAATCTATCGATGAAGTGCTGCAAATGACGGTGGAAAATGCTAGAGAATATTTTTCCCCGGTGCCAGTGATTGCACGAAAACTACAAACATTGATGGATGTTGGTCTATCTTATATACGACTAGGTCAAGCCGCTACAACGCTTTCTGGTGGCGAAGCACAACGAGTAAAACTTGCAAAAGAACTATCTAAACGCGATACAGGCCAAACACTATACATCTTGGATGAACCGACAACAGGCCTTCATTTCCACGATATTCAACAACTATTAACTGTACTACATAGGTTAAGAGACCACGGTAATACCGTTGTGGTTAT